The following proteins come from a genomic window of Aspergillus oryzae RIB40 DNA, chromosome 4:
- a CDS encoding uncharacterized protein (amino acid transporters), protein MAIPSKGPAQHAREILPNRQPKSDGPAIDNSDVARQQEYIVSQEERQNLSRGLSQRHVQMIAIAGAIGTGLFLGLGGAIATGGPLGALLGYIFVGLIVCCIQYALGEVSALMPVTGSFVRHAELLVDPALAFAIGWNVVYGSFLAVPSEISAAVVLIQYWTDINAAVWVTILIIVSATVAITLVRVYGEIEFFFALLKLLLVVFVVILGLVIDLGGIPGKPRLGFHYWKEGLFVEYIATGAWGRFLGFWAVMTNAVYSFSGVESLAMAAAETKNPRHNIPKACRRVFVRVTVFYLAAVLVVGMLVSSSDPRLQDDSGTAAQSPFVIAASDAGIKAIPSVVNAICITSAWSASNQSMLAGTRTLYGLAVKGHAPKIFLKTSSWGVPYMCVAAQTAVSFLAYMCVSNSALTVFYWLLDLTAAGVLVSWIAIAFNHIRLLQALKAQGIPTTELPWHNPITYFSSWFAFLACILILFTGGFAVFTAGNWDPASFVSSYLDIPLVLLAYGLYKYIRGTKIIPLTEVPVHQALEEARNDPENVPIKPAKGWKRLNVLWA, encoded by the exons ATGGCGATACCCTCCAAAGGCCCAGCCCAACATGCTCGTGAGATATTGCCAAATCGCCAGCCAAAAAGTGATGGTCCAGCGATCGACAATAGTGATGTGGCACGACAACAGGAATATATTGTGTCCCAAGAGGAACGCCAGAATTTGTCACGGGGATTGTCACAACGACATGTTCAGATGATCGCTATCGCGGGAGCCATT GGAACGGGACTTTTCCTAGGTCTCGGCGGCGCAATCGCGACAGGCGGACCGCTTGGTGCCCTACTCGGCTACATCTTCGTCGGGCTAATCGTATGCTGCATTCAATATGCCTTGGGCGAGGTGTCCGCGTTGATGCCAGTGACCGGTTCATTTGTTCGACACGCGGAACTACTGGTCGACCCTGCGTTGGCTTTTGCGATCGGCTGGAACGTCGTGTATGgctccttcttggccgtgCCGAGTGAGATTTCCGCCGCTGTAGTGCTGATCCAGTACTGGACCGACATCAATGCTGCAGTGTGGGTGACTATATTAATCATTGTGTCCGCCACCGTCGCCATTACGCTTGTGCGCGTGTATGGTGAAATCGAGTTCTTCTTTGCCCTGTTGAAGCTCCTGTTGGTGGTCTTCGTCGTTATTCTCGGTCTGGTAATCGATCTTGGCGGAATACCTGGCAAGCCACGACTAGGTTTTCATTATTGGAAGGAAGGTCTCTTCGTGGAGTACATCGCCACTGGCGCATGGGGTCGCTTTCTCGGTTTCTGGGCCGTCATGACAAACGCCGTCTATAGCTTCTCGGGTGTCGAATCCTTGGCGATGGCCGCAGCGGAGACGAAAAACCCACGCCATAACATCCCCAAGGCCTGTAGAAGGGTGTTTGTACGTGTCACTGTGTTCTATCTGGCTGCAGTGTTAGTCGTGGGCATGCTGGTCTCAAGTTCCGATCCAAGACTCCAAGACGACTCTGGCACCGCCGCCCAAAGTCCCTTCGTGATTGCTGCAAGCGACGCCGGCATCAAAGCGATACCCTCAGTTGTCAACGCGATCTGTATTACATCAGCATGGTCAGCGTCGAATCAAAGCATGTTAGCCGGCACGCGTACACTCTATGGCCTTGCTGTCAAGGGACATGCGCCCAAGATCTTCCTGAAAACATCCAGCTGGGGTGTACCATACATGTGCGTCGCTGCCCAGACGGCCGTCTCTTTCCTGGCCTATATGTGTGTCTCGAATAGTGCCTTGACCGTCTTCTATTGGCTTCTCGATTTGACAGCCGCCGGTGTGCTGGTGTCGTGGATTGCGATCGCTTTCAATCATATTCGCTTGTTACAAGCACTGAAGGCACAGGGTATTCCGACAACGGAGTTACCCTGGCATAATCCCATAACTT ACTTTTCCTCCTGGTTCGCCTTTCTCGCCTGCATCCTTATCCTATTTACTGGTGGATTTGCCGTCTTTACCGCCGGGAATTGGGACCCTGCCTCGTTTGTCTCGTCCTATTT GGATATCCCACTCGTGCTACTTGCATATGGACTGTACAAATATATCCGCGGGACGAAAATCATTCCGTTGACGGAAGTGCCGGTCCATCAAGCGCTGGAGGAAGCACGGAACGATCCCGAGAATGTACCCATTAAGCCAGCTaaagggtggaagaggctTAATGTTTTGTGGGCATGA
- a CDS encoding uncharacterized protein (predicted protein), whose amino-acid sequence MAYNPQRAPPRAPRRRRPPQPPRYPGSHIVTLFTGNQELWFVQVKLDPGVVPSFEEYENAVKQGKAELTLQDNRKKDKEGQMPPPDGIEKLLDGIGEARLKSQRLPHIQPALCPR is encoded by the exons ATGGCATACAACCCCCAACGAGCACCTCCACGGGCCCCCAGACGTCGCAGACCCCCCCAACCTCCCAGATATCCTGGAAGCCATATAGTCACATTATTCACTGGCAATCAGGAGCTCTGGTTTGTTCAGGTCAAACTTGATCCGGGTGTGGTACCTTCGTTCGAAGAGTACGAAAATGCTGTGAAACAAGGCAAAGCCGAGTTGACCCTTCAAGAtaatagaaaaaaggacaaggagg GGCAAATGCCACCACCCGATGGGATAGAAAAATTGCTAGACGGGATTGGGGAGGCGAGGCTTAAAAGCCAGCGGTTGCCACACATTCAACCGGCTCTTTGCCCACGATGA
- a CDS encoding uncharacterized protein (voltage-gated shaker-like K+ channel, subunit beta/KCNAB), protein MSLPTAKLGKSGPEVPRLGLGLMGLSAFYGTIKPDSERLAFLDTAYELGETFWDSADMYGDNEDLIGKWFQANPSKREHIFLATKFANRRRPDGSFFVDSSPDYVHQACAKSLARLGINTIDLYYCHRLDRTTPIEKTVQAMAQLKAEGKIRFLGLSECSAESLRRAHAVHPIAAVQMEYSPFSLDIESPQYRLLETARELGVVVVAYSPLGRGLLSGEITSPDQFEENDFRRFAPRFSRENFAKNLELVRVIRCLAERRGVTPSQLTLAWLMAQGVDIFPIPGTTRVERLKENLGSLRITLSEEEERQFREACSAVEIVGSRYPEAISATLFADTPPL, encoded by the exons atgtccCTCCCCACCGCCAAGCTGGGCAAAAGCGGCCCTGAAGTCCCCCGCCTAGGCCTGGGTCTCATGGGCCTGAGTGCCTTCTACGGCACGATCAAGCCCGATAGCGAACGACTTGCTTTCCTGGACACAGCATACGAGCTCGGCGAGACCTTCTGGGACAGTG CCGACATGTACGGCGACAACGAGGACCTCATAGGCAAATGGTTCCAAGCCAACCCTTCCAAGCGCGAGCACATCTTCCTGGCCACCAAATTCGCCAACCGCAGACGCCCCGACGGCTCGTTCTTCGTCGACTCCTCCCCGGACTACGTGCACCAGGCGTGCGCGAAATCCCTCGCCCGGCTGGGCATCAACACCATCGACCTCTACTACTGCCACCGGCTGGACCGGACGACCCCCATCGAGAAGACCGTGCAGGCGATGGCCCAGCTCAAGGCGGAGGGCAAGATCCGGTTCCTCGGCCTGAGCGAGTGCAGCGCCGAGTCGCTGCGGCGCGCGCACGCCGTCCACCCCATCGCCGCTGTGCAGATGGAGTACTCGCCGTTCTCGCTGGACATCGAGAGCCCGCAGTACAGGCTGCTGGAGACAGCACGCGAGCTGGGCGTTGTGGTTGTGGCATACTCGCCGCTGGGGCGGGGTCTTTTGAGCGGGGAGATCACCTCGCCGGACCAGTTCGAGGAGAATGATTTCCGGAGGTTTGCGCCGCGGTTTAGCAGGGAGAACTTTGCGAAGAATCTGGAGTTGGTGCGTGTTATACGGTGTCTAGCAGAGAGGAGGGGTGTAACGCCGTCGCAGTTGACGCTGGCGTGGTTGATGGCGCAGGGGGTGGATATCTTTCCTATACCTGGTACGACGCGGGTGGAGAGACTCAAGGAGAATCTGGGGAGTCTGCGGATTACCctgtcggaggaggaggagcgcCAGTTCCGGGAGGCTTGTTCAGCCGTTGAGATTGTGGGCTCTCGGTATCCCGAGGCGATTTCTGCCACGCTGTTTGCTGATACGCCTCCTCTGTAG
- a CDS encoding DUF3129 domain-containing protein (predicted protein) — MLFIKAIALTGLAVSQVSAHGLITRVKGHNGIDMPGLTIQDGIPRDCPSGACGAQKDTAIIRDAEFGSVKASPLGRTLGAGPVNPAIVINNFMGAGTHKRSRVPASHRRVQSTIDDAMAILPGTESGAVTGKGVKENGMQLYAGKGANIGLPTASPDGVVTMIYHQVNQDGAGPLSAEIDPSSGGTDPKAFKSARVIQNIPGVAGFSTSSAMDYAVKVQVPQGMKCTGTVGAAKNVCIVRVRNNAISGPFGGSGAFTQ; from the exons ATGTTGttcatcaaggccatcgcCCTCACTGGACTCGCCGTGAGCCAGGTTTCAGCTCATGGTCTGATCACCCGTGTCAAAGGCCACAATGGCATTGACATGCCTGGACTGACCA TTCAGGATGGAATCCCCCGAGATTGCCCATCGGGTGCATGTGGCGCCCAGAAAGACACGGCCATCATCCGAGATGCTGAGTTCGGAAGTGTCAAGGCTTCTCCTTTGGGTCGTACTCTTGGTGCTGGTCCCGTGAACCCGGCCATTGTTATCAACAACTTCATGGGTGCTGGGACGCATAAGCGCTCGCGCGTTCCCGCTAGTCATAGAC GTGTCCAATCCACAATCGACGATGCAATGGCTATCCTCCCCGGAACCGAGTCCGGCGCAGTAACTGGAAAAGGTGTCAAGGAGAACGGTATGCAACTGTATGCCGGGAAAGGCGCGAACATCGGCCTTCCTACTGCTTCTCCGGACGGCGTAGTTACGATGATCTACCACCAG GTTAACCAGGACGGCGCGGGTCCGCTTTCTGCTGAAATCGACCCCTCCAGTGGAGGTACTGATCCAAAGGCCTTCAAGAGCGCCCGGGTCATCCAGAACATCCCTGGCGTTGCGGGATTCTCTACCTCTAGCGCAATGGACTATGCTGTAAAGGTCCAGGTCCCTCAGGGAATGAAGTGCACTGGAACCGTTGGGGCAGCTAAGAATGTCTGCATTGTGCGGGTTCGCAACAATGCTATTTCCGGTCCATTCGGAGGCTCCGGTGCTTTTACGCAGTAG
- a CDS encoding Dyp-type peroxidase (predicted iron-dependent peroxidase) — translation MSSRVPIEPQRVDAPLTQSATFLVVSVKDSSDAIKTVRSTLASVDDLSKNVSIRDLAAQFACTVGIGSNIWDRLTGLPRPAELHPFREIKGEKHTAVSTPGDLLFHIRSDRRDLCFEFERQLMDLLGDSVTVIDQTVGFRYFDVRDLLGFVDGTANPVGPSVSDTILVAEEDTSGTGGSYIVVQKYVHDLQAWKSLSSEKQEAIIGRTKWENIELDDADEGQQQSHKSLATIEENGEEHEILRDNMLFGNPSSGEFGTYFIGYTRRLWVIEKMLERMFIGNPPGLHDRLLDFSKPLTGVTFYAPPASVLAGLEDD, via the coding sequence ATGAGCAGTCGTGTCCCCATCGAACCCCAACGAGTCGACGCACCGTTGACACAATCCGCAACATTCCTTGTCGTGTCCGTCAAAGACAGTTCGGACGCCATTAAGACCGTCCGCTCGACTCTCGCCAGCGTCGATGACCTCTCAAAGAACGTTTCTATTCGCGACCTCGCCGCCCAATTCGCATGTACCGTCGGAATCGGCAGCAACATCTGGGATCGGCTTACTGGTCTCCCTCGCCCGGCGGAGCTACACCCATTCCGCGAGATAAAGGGCGAAAAACATACTGCAGTGTCCACTCCCGGTGACCTACTTTTCCACATCCGCTCAGATCGTCGTGACCTATGCTTTGAGTTCGAACGCCAATTAATGGATCTCCTTGGCGACTCCGTCACGGTCATCGACCAGACAGTCGGATTCCGTTACTTTGACGTGCGCGACTTGCTTGGGTTCGTCGACGGCACGGCAAACCCAGTCGGCCCATCGGTTTCCGATACAATCCTCgtcgcagaagaagacacCTCCGGTACCGGAGGAAGCTACATCGTAGTGCAGAAATACGTCCACGACCTCCAAGCATGGAAGTCGCTCTCCTCTgaaaagcaagaagcaaTTATCGGCCGCACCAAGTGGGAGAATATCGAGTTGGACGATGCAGATGAAGGTCAGCAACAATCACACAAATCGCTGGCGACGATCGaggagaatggagaggaGCATGAAATTCTGCGCGACAATATGCTGTTCGGAAATCCGAGCTCTGGTGAATTCGGAACCTATTTTATCGGATATACGCGCCGCTTATGGGTTATTGAGAAAATGCTCGAACGCATGTTTATTGGAAATCCCCCTGGGTTACACGATCGCTTGCTTGATTTCTCGAAGCCGTTGACTGGAGTGACCTTTTATGCGCCACCGGCTAGTGTTCTAGCTGGGTTAGAGGATGATTAA
- a CDS encoding uncharacterized protein (predicted protein) has product MLWWLCVALLLVHHSLAGCPAVVLPQPDIWPDGKFLYPNGAPQCFTQGSIMNISWETKYKTTNLYLVHGANYDDPVALTLNTAATWHEWRVGYPTRDDTKPFVLRLVNAQGTPEDMAVGGIWSARFWIGWNQDTSSSSTLAPTPTPTEPATVIDASRSHTTTSASPANSAQSNSGSSSHGKAIGIGIGVGLGVPLCSAVILALLFLRRRRNQPESVVHGGPFAPPASDKSYTNSTVPEDMCLEGKQVYELCGESSRTEADSSHVRYELA; this is encoded by the exons ATGCTCTGGTGGTTGTGCGTTGCCCTCCTGTTAGTTCATCACTCTCTCGCTGGATGTCCTGCAGTTGTCCTTCCTCAACCGGACATCTGGCCCGATGGCAAATTCCTCTATCCAAACGGTGCGCCGCAATGCTTTACCCAAGGGTCAATCATGAACATCAGCTGGGAAACGAAGTACAAGACTACCAATCTGTATCTTGTCCACGGCGCCAATTACGACGATCCAGTCGCTCTTACAT TGAACACAGCAGCTACATGGCACGAATGGAGAGTCGGATATCCCACCCGAGACGATACGAAACCGTTCGTACTCCGACTAGTCAACGCACAGGGTACGCCGGAAGACATGGCCGTTGGAGGTATATGGAGCGCCCGGTTCTGGATCGGTTGGAACCAAGATACTTCTTCCAGTTCCACACTTGCTCCTACGCCAACACCCACAGAGCCTGCGACCGTGATAGATGCATCGCGTAGCcataccaccacctccgctTCTCCAGCAAATTCCGCACAATCAAATAGTGGAAGTTCCTCGCATGGTAAAGCCATCGGGATCGGGATTGGTGTTGGTTTAGGTGTGCCTCTCTGCAGTGCTGTTATTCTGGCTCTGCTCTttttgcggagaagacggaATCAGCCCGAGTCTGTCGTTCATGGCGGGCCTTTTGCACCACCGGCTTCTGACAAGAGTTACACCAATTCGACCGTGCCAGAGGACATGTGTCTCGAGGGTAAGCAGGTGTATGAGCTGTGCGGTGAAAGTAGCCGAACGGAGGCAGACAGTAGCCATGTTCGATATGAGCTTGCGTAA
- a CDS encoding uncharacterized protein (predicted protein) — translation MTLSRFRNVPLIVAPLVVFLLLNYFFWFRKDTNDAGEEFLQPQNNTNVDPGSNSSGCPKLPGIHDVLVVLKTGATEALEKVPVHFNTTLKCIPNFVLFSDFEEQIAGVQALDVLRSVDEDIKQTKAEFDLYNRLRDAGRAGLTAEDINDDPSTPSGKPDNRGWLLDKWKFLPMINETLNIRADAKWYVFIEADTYVVWPNLLSWLEKFDPSQPYYMGSGVRILDVVFGHGGSGLVLSQAAMHKVSDYRAPRVKEYDDFTAGQWAGDCVLGKALKDAGVGLFFANPMLQGDTPWTFSHYGPNNNDHHWCTPVVTYHHMTPDDIRETWAFEQSWWANTQSHTLLHADVFEEFVRPQIEQMKENWDNASSDENIEGSNSREDCQAQCEKDRECHQYSYETGKCLTSKVARRGSSKAGIGSGWMPERINKTMESLGHCRNVRWITPKS, via the exons ATGACTCTCTCTCGTTTTCGAAATGTCCCTCTGATTGTGGCCCCTTTAGTGGTATTCCTACTGTTGAATTATTTCTTCTGGTTTAGGAAAGACACCAATGACGCTGGGGAGGAGTTTCTTCAACCGCAGAATAATACCAATGTTGATCCAGGATCAAATTCATCGGGGTGCCCTAAGCTACCAGGGATACACGACGTCTTGGTGGTCCTAAAAACTGGAGCCACCGAAGCGTTAGAGAAAGTGCCAGTCCacttcaacaccaccctAAAATGCATTCCGAattttgtccttttctccgaTTTCGAAGAGCAAATTGCTGGTGTCCAAGCACTTGACGTTCTGCGTAGTGTCGACGAGGACATAAAACAAACCAAGGCCGAATTCGACCTTTACAACCGACTACGCGACGCCGGGCGCGCCGGGCTAACAGCGGAAGACATCAACGACGATCCAAGCACGCCATCGGGTAAACCCGACAATCGCGGATGGCTTTTGGACAAGTGGAAATTCCTGCCCATGATCAATGAAACGCTAAACATTCGAGCCGACGCAAAATGGTACGTGTTCATCGAGGCAGACACGTACGTGGTATGGCCAAACCTCCTGTCTTGGTTGGAGAAGTTTGATCCCAGTCAGCCATACTATATGGGATCCGGGGTGCGGATCTTGGACGTCGTTTTTGGTCATGGAGGGTCAGGACTCGTCCTATCCCAGGCGGCTATGCATAAGGTTTCCGATTATCGTGCGCCCAGAGTTAAGGAATATGACGATTTTACCGCGGGACAGTGGGCAGGCGATTGTGTCCTGGGAAAGGCATTGAAAGATGCTGGGGTCGGTCTTTTCTTCGCGAATCCGATGCTCCAAGGCGATACACCATGGACCTTTTCTCATTATGGACCGAACAATAATGACCATCATTGGTGTACCCCGGTGGTAACCTATCATCATATGACACCGGACGATATTCGAGAAACGTGGGCGTTCGAGCAGAGTTGGTGGGCGAAT ACACAAAGCCACACACTTCTGCATGCTGATGTATTCGAAGAGTTCGTCCGTCCGCAAATCGAGCAAATGAAGGAGAACTGGGACAATGCCTCATCGGATGAGAATATAGAGGGTAGTAACAGTCGAGAAGACTGTCAGGCGCAATGCGAGAAAGATCGCGAATGCCACCAGTACTCTTACGAGACCGGGAAGTGCCTCACCTCCAAGGTAGCCAGGCGAGGGAGTAGCAAAGCCGGTATAGGCTCCGGTTGGATGCCCGAAAGAATCAACAAAACAATGGAGAGCCTCGGTCATTGCCGAAATGTAAGGTGGATCACTCCAAAGTCATGA
- a CDS encoding uncharacterized protein (predicted protein) yields MHSFKTKLPRHPKPIIHPCKSTTEPIIIQRHEHLASFTQSTHNTIDHIIAMLVGKVGKQRQRRGELEGVLHVTINRHDLKRSTYIRSGHGNLPFRACFPRSIASNGHDVGSWNCLDVEVQGGFGVAFEHEEGGDGCCS; encoded by the coding sequence ATGCATTCATTCAAGACTAAGTTGCCACGACACCCCAAACCGATCATTCACCCATGCAAATCGACGACTGAACCCATAATTATCCAACGGCATGAGCACCTCGCCTCCTTCACTCAAAGCACCCACAACACGATCGAtcacatcatcgccatgCTCGTCGGTAAAGTTGGCAAACAGCGACAGCGAAGGGGTGAACTTGAAGGCGTGCTTCACGTAACTATCAATCGCCATGACCTCAAGCGATCCACCTATATTCGCTCGGGCCATGGAAACCTTCCCTTCCGTGCCTGCTTCCCCCGGTCCATAGCGAGTAATGGACATGATGTTGGATCCTGGAATTGTTTGGACGTAGAAGTTCAGGGCGGTTTCGGCGTCGCCTTCGAACATGAGGAAGGGGGTGACGGATGTTGTAGTTGA
- a CDS encoding uncharacterized protein (predicted protein), translating to MESCKLTSSVLLRVLKGVAAATLLDESSYERLVQCFACGDRVAEGADSHTGNDVAHGRPVGDWLAMVPDISCEDKEKQLLVQHLAELVLAIALLRESGRRTQNPSLAAVSDADLAIVWSMIRGALLSDLFPDSKIRASRSAQGFLSVPLCSIVQNGNIEELFRLHVWLPDGQRGTPDFAVHSHQPFGQSWILAGAGVDHSFDVHPTTDGTAATHAEYKLVWQDAKGTDKTYKTHQISSTIENTGNLVQVTAKDSKLHVRNMSYAIPAAAFHYTEVAPDTLHATLFFFDASRGFVKDAPVLGPKDLDSSTQQRDPGGVTPAVLATMVDAVRSWETLMEEGDQHAQRAEWEHALRSFSHALSLCGPAGNLPASGNYRHIVLGKLGYTNRRFGRYEKAEEYLQSALDGLGSTSFHVELRGEMGVVYRHMNRLDDAKREFEIQYNMAVELNLEYAMCRSIGNLAMVNYQLSRDLLPLAIDQLKERVRLARSIRASPGSGEKAQAIIWETVGLSRLSLCYTACGFANDAIATSLESMKVALSTKDPTVVAMSRLFYGRALYLNGQREEALQQFNPTGTCTPAMALCKEPSDEHLGYLRELVEAGADMDLIDEQGYSALDYAVFCGDMQTEEVVLDGLRRQFGKQANDKLLQRQREARVRKCYRELFQESLRPVLLESRNEVSQLQHLRRVYAASLVADEEKIKIFDGLKFVWYRDFLRNGRLPRSNHGLTQNYRDIEPECAPEYIVFISYRWINGDPACLASPDDTNHTQYHRMITAIEAFLEAHGSLNPERLGIWLVCSEIHPPEEMTYAYRYLGLGLHRSG from the coding sequence ATGGAAAGTTGCAAGCTTACGAGCTCAGTCCTACTGAGGGTACTGAAAGGCGTCGCAGCGGCCACATTATTAGACGAAAGCAGCTATGAGAGGCTCGTTCAGTGCTTTGCCTGCGGTGACCGAGTAGCAGAAGGTGCAGACAGCCACACTGGCAATGATGTTGCCCATGGACGCCCTGTCGGTGATTGGCTTGCCATGGTTCCAGACATCTCATGtgaggataaggagaagcAACTCCTGGTACAGCACCTGGCAGAGCTTGTACTCGCAATTGCCCTTCTTCGCGAGAGCGGCCGAAGGACACAAAATCCTAGCCTCGCAGCCGTCTCGGACGCGGACTTAGCTATTGTGTGGAGTATGATACGAGGCGCACTTCTCAGTGACTTATTTCCAGATTCTAAAATCCGGGCATCACGTAGCGCACAAGGGTTCTTGTCCGTTCCTCTCTGCAGCATAGTGCAGAATGGCAATATTGAGGAGCTTTTCCGGCTCCATGTTTGGCTACCCGATGGACAGCGAGGGACCCCAGACTTTGCAGTTCATTCTCATCAGCCATTTGGGCAGAGCTGGATCCTCGCTGGTGCCGGAGTGGACCATTCATTCGATGTTCACCCGACAACCGACGGTACAGCAGCCACCCATGCTGAATATAAGCTCGTCTGGCAGGATGCCAAAGGAACGGATAAGACCTATAAGACCCACCAAATATCATCTACCATCGAGAACACCGGGAACTTGGTACAAGTGACGGCCAAGGACTCGAAGCTGCACGTGCGCAACATGAGCTACGCCATTCCGGCGGCTGCATTCCATTACACAGAAGTTGCGCCCGATACTCTGCACGccacccttttcttctttgatgcaTCGCGCGGCTTTGTGAAAGATGCACCAGTCTTGGGTCCCAAGGATCTTGACTCCTCCACTCAACAGCGCGATCCAGGTGGCGTCACGCCAGCAGTGCTAGCGACCATGGTAGATGCGGTTCGATCGTGGGAGACTTTGATGGAGGAGGGCGACCAACATGCCCAGCGCGCTGAGTGGGAGCATGCACTGCGGTCCTTCAGTCATGCTCTCAGTCTCTGTGGGCCGGCAGGGAACTTACCAGCGTCAGGAAACTACAGACATATCGTGTTGGGGAAGCTAGGATATACGAACAGGCGATTTGGAAGATACGAAAAGGCAGAGGAGTATCTGCAAAGTGCGTTGGATGGGCTTGGTTCCACATCTTTCCATGTCGAGCTTCGTGGAGAGATGGGAGTAGTTTACCGCCATATGAATCGCCTCGATGATGCAAAGCGAGAATTCGAGATACAGTATAATATGGCAGTGGAGCTAAATCTAGAATATGCTATGTGCCGTTCTATCGGGAATTTGGCCATGGTGAACTATCAGCTTTCGAGAGATTTGTTGCCTCTAGCCATTGATCAGTTGAAAGAACGTGTCCGTCTAGCTCGGTCTATCAGGGCGTCCCCCGGATCAGGTGAGAAAGCCCAAGCCATCATCTGGGAGACTGTTGGGTTGTCTCGACTGTCGCTCTGCTACACTGCCTGTGGTTTCGCAAACGACGCGATTGCGACATCTCTGGAATCTATGAAGGTCGCCCTCAGTACGAAAGACCCTACAGTAGTTGCAATGTCACGGTTGTTCTATGGGCGCGCTTTGTATTTGAATGGACAACGTGAGGAAGCTCTACAGCAGTTCAACCCGACTGGGACGTGTACTCCGGCTATGGCGCTGTGCAAAGAGCCTTCAGATGAACATTTGGGATACTTAAGAGAGCTGGTGGAGGCTGGTGCCGACATGGATCTCATTGATGAGCAGGGCTATAGTGCATTAGATTACGCTGTGTTTTGCGGCGACATGCAAACTGAAGAAGTAGTTCTTGATGGACTTCGTCGACAGTTTGGAAAGCAGGCGAACGACAAGCTGTTGCAACGACAAAGAGAGGCTCGAGTGCGAAAGTGCTACCGGGAGCTGTTCCAGGAAAGTCTGCGGCCTGTTCTCTTAGAAAGCAGAAATGAGGTAAGCCAACTGCAGCACCTTCGACGCGTGTATGCCGCATCGCTTGTGGcagacgaagagaagatcaagatatTTGACGGACTCAAATTTGTGTGGTACCGGGATTTTCTGCGCAATGGACGACTTCCACGATCGAACCACGGCCTGACGCAGAACTACCGCGATATAGAGCCAGAGTGTGCGCCAGAATATATCGTCTTTATATCATATCGCTGGATCAATGGTGATCCGGCCTGTCTGGCATCACCGGACGATACCAATCACACCCAGTATCACCGCATGATCACAGCGATCGAGGCATTCTTAGAGGCTCACGGTTCCCTAAACCCAGAGAGGTTAGGAATTTGGTTGGTATGTTCCGAAATCCATCCTCCTGAAGAGATGACTTATGCTTATCGTTATCTAGGATTGGGCCTGCATCGATCAGGATAA